The following coding sequences lie in one Armatimonadota bacterium genomic window:
- the dapF gene encoding diaminopimelate epimerase has protein sequence MGERKPTPKRVVDSAGEPGRPLVPPHYGDGDLLLGADDLKFWKVESIGNHFPLIHLDSVTGATPEEVTDKLSKLSIAMCREHYSIGGDGLLAVGMEGTNVRLRMFNPDGTEDFCGNGIRCAAQHAHEQGWVGTQFNILHLDRAVPVTIDNGLIRSMIGTASYDPKDVPTNIMGELFNVTIFAARVDDWSVVLPGSALSTGSTHVVLPTGSLPDDDGFRKISSMLEHDPRFPKRTSVIWAVQDGDALKIRIWERGVGETFGCGTGSSAAAVDWMRRRGSGGRIEVKNPGGSVWVSADTWHHPITIEGTAKTLFEGEF, from the coding sequence ATTGGAGAGCGCAAACCGACGCCCAAGCGCGTGGTGGATTCCGCTGGTGAGCCCGGACGGCCGCTGGTTCCGCCGCATTACGGAGACGGCGACCTGCTATTGGGAGCCGATGATTTGAAATTCTGGAAGGTCGAATCGATCGGGAATCATTTCCCGCTCATCCATCTTGACAGTGTGACCGGCGCGACACCCGAAGAGGTCACGGACAAGCTATCGAAGCTGTCGATCGCCATGTGCCGGGAGCACTACAGCATCGGCGGCGACGGCTTGCTGGCGGTTGGCATGGAGGGGACCAACGTTCGCCTGCGGATGTTCAACCCCGACGGCACCGAGGACTTCTGCGGCAATGGAATTCGGTGTGCCGCTCAGCACGCGCATGAACAAGGGTGGGTTGGAACCCAGTTCAATATCCTTCATCTCGACCGCGCGGTTCCCGTCACCATCGACAATGGGCTCATCCGGTCGATGATCGGCACCGCTTCTTATGACCCCAAGGACGTGCCCACGAACATCATGGGCGAACTGTTCAACGTCACGATTTTTGCCGCGCGAGTGGACGACTGGTCGGTGGTTCTGCCCGGCAGTGCACTCTCGACGGGTTCGACGCACGTGGTTCTGCCCACCGGCTCTCTGCCGGATGACGACGGCTTTCGCAAGATTTCGTCGATGCTGGAGCACGACCCTCGGTTTCCCAAGCGCACCAGCGTTATTTGGGCGGTTCAGGATGGCGACGCGCTGAAGATTCGCATCTGGGAGCGTGGAGTGGGCGAGACGTTCGGATGCGGCACGGGCTCTTCGGCAGCGGCGGTCGATTGGATGCGCCGACGCGGGTCGGGAGGACGGATCGAGGTGAAGAACCCGGGCGGATCGGTATGGGTGTCGGCGGATACCTGGCATCATCCGATCACGATCGAGGGGACAGCGAAGACGCTGTTTGAAGGCGAGTTCTAG
- a CDS encoding YbgC/FadM family acyl-CoA thioesterase encodes MPTRPTVERIRVRYGETDQMGHAYYANYLFWFEQARGAWCRDRGFTYKQFEEQGVFLPVVEVHIRYKGEVHYDDWIQVEVTVSETKRAAVKFEYKIVNESTGKVCTEGYTWHVFMGTERKAISIPENIKVLLDRNPDDFETLR; translated from the coding sequence ATGCCCACCCGCCCTACGGTCGAGCGCATCCGGGTCCGCTACGGCGAGACCGACCAGATGGGGCATGCGTACTACGCCAACTACCTTTTTTGGTTCGAACAGGCGCGCGGGGCGTGGTGCCGAGACCGCGGATTCACCTACAAGCAGTTTGAGGAGCAGGGTGTTTTCCTGCCCGTCGTCGAGGTTCATATTCGCTACAAAGGCGAGGTGCATTACGACGACTGGATTCAGGTCGAAGTGACGGTGAGCGAGACCAAACGCGCCGCCGTGAAGTTTGAATATAAGATCGTCAATGAGTCCACCGGCAAGGTTTGCACCGAGGGGTACACCTGGCACGTGTTTATGGGCACCGAGAGGAAAGCGATTTCGATTCCCGAAAACATTAAGGTGCTGTTGGATCGAAATCCCGATGATTTTGAGACTTTGCGCTAA